A window from Chitinophaga filiformis encodes these proteins:
- a CDS encoding glycoside hydrolase family 105 protein, which produces MRKLRIHLAIMALAGLLVPSGTVFAQKSFKDWPMGTEPAAIGLFVANHYVAGPFSNFGNPGPPQSITYPEVCTWYGALQFAKASGNRELAEKLAARYEPLLAQSHSLMPKPDHVDHSVFGAIPLELYVQTNQSKYLEDGKNYADKQWELPENPLPNQQELQQKGLSWQTRMWIDDMYMITLLQVEAFRATGNKEYLDRAAREMVVYLDAIQQPDGLFYHASDAPFLWGRGNGWMAAGMTELLSALPAAHTDRARIMDGYKKMMASLKKTQDKNYMWHQLLDDPNSFAETSCSGMFTYALVVGVKKGWLEEKEYGPVARNAWTALVRYINEAGDVKDVCEGTNKKNDQQYYLNRSRVTGDLHGQAPVLWAAAALIAN; this is translated from the coding sequence ATGCGCAAATTGAGAATACACCTGGCAATCATGGCCTTAGCGGGCCTGCTGGTACCGTCCGGTACTGTATTTGCTCAGAAAAGTTTTAAAGACTGGCCTATGGGGACAGAGCCAGCAGCAATTGGGTTATTTGTTGCCAACCACTATGTGGCTGGTCCGTTTTCAAATTTTGGCAATCCCGGCCCTCCACAATCCATCACCTATCCCGAAGTATGTACCTGGTATGGCGCCTTACAGTTTGCGAAAGCAAGCGGCAACAGGGAACTGGCAGAAAAACTGGCTGCACGTTATGAACCATTACTGGCACAATCCCACAGCCTGATGCCTAAGCCAGACCATGTAGACCACAGCGTATTTGGCGCTATTCCACTGGAACTGTATGTGCAGACGAATCAGTCAAAGTACCTCGAAGACGGTAAAAACTATGCTGACAAGCAGTGGGAACTGCCTGAAAATCCGCTGCCCAATCAACAGGAGCTGCAACAGAAAGGGCTCTCCTGGCAAACCCGTATGTGGATCGATGACATGTATATGATCACGCTGCTGCAGGTAGAAGCATTCCGTGCCACCGGCAATAAAGAATACCTTGACCGGGCCGCCCGCGAAATGGTGGTATACCTCGATGCTATTCAACAGCCTGACGGCCTGTTCTACCACGCCAGCGACGCTCCTTTTCTCTGGGGCCGCGGTAACGGCTGGATGGCCGCCGGTATGACAGAACTGCTCAGCGCCCTGCCGGCCGCCCATACCGACAGAGCAAGGATCATGGATGGCTATAAGAAAATGATGGCCTCCCTGAAGAAAACGCAGGACAAAAACTACATGTGGCACCAGCTCCTCGACGATCCTAACTCCTTTGCTGAAACTTCCTGCTCCGGCATGTTCACCTATGCCCTGGTGGTGGGCGTGAAGAAAGGCTGGCTGGAAGAGAAGGAGTATGGCCCTGTAGCCAGGAACGCATGGACCGCACTGGTCAGATATATCAATGAGGCCGGCGACGTAAAAGACGTTTGCGAAGGCACCAATAAAAAGAACGATCAGCAGTATTACCTGAACCGTTCCCGCGTAACCGGCGATCTTCACGGCCAGGCGCCTGTATTGTGGGCTGCCGCCGCGCTGATAGCCAATTGA
- a CDS encoding YfiT family bacillithiol transferase, whose amino-acid sequence MDLEQLKYPIGKYEAPAEISAAILRGYINDIRYLPSLVEIAVQSLDAAQLATPYRPDGWTVAQVVHHLVDSHTNALTRFKWALTEDNPTIKAYDEAAWAELPDVSKTPINISLTLLHALHTRWVNLMDNLTEEQWQRTFVHPESGKTFVLKAVAGNYSWHGKHHLAHIERLKERNNWQ is encoded by the coding sequence ATGGATCTTGAGCAATTAAAATATCCCATTGGCAAATATGAGGCGCCTGCTGAAATCAGTGCTGCTATACTAAGGGGATATATCAACGACATCAGGTATTTACCATCGCTGGTGGAGATAGCGGTTCAGAGCCTGGATGCCGCGCAACTGGCAACACCTTACAGACCTGATGGCTGGACTGTTGCACAGGTAGTACATCATCTGGTAGATAGTCATACCAATGCATTGACACGTTTTAAATGGGCGTTGACGGAGGACAATCCTACCATCAAGGCATATGACGAAGCTGCATGGGCGGAATTACCTGATGTGTCGAAGACGCCGATCAATATTTCACTGACCTTGTTACACGCTTTACATACACGTTGGGTGAACCTGATGGATAACCTGACGGAAGAGCAATGGCAGCGTACATTTGTTCATCCTGAAAGCGGCAAGACCTTTGTACTGAAGGCGGTTGCCGGTAATTATTCATGGCATGGCAAACATCACCTGGCACATATTGAAAGACTGAAGGAGCGAAACAACTGGCAATAA
- a CDS encoding outer membrane beta-barrel protein gives MKRILLIMFLAIAGTGTIYAQHVSGKITVKTAETNGQPLPFTNVLLRHVKDSSLVKGELSSQDGSCTFDKITEGRYFIEATLMGYTSASTSAFTIDANHQLVQLPTLSLSTASKTLQAVNVTAQKPFIERKNGATVLNVESSLAASGGTALDVLKRAPGVQIDKDDNVILQGNQGATIMLDGKLTYLSGEQLANLLRSLPAENIATIEIITSPSAKYDAAGKSGIINIKTKKTIITGINGSINLGAGAGKYGFYNAGLNLNWRTEKFNLFGNYNNGSRGFFQTRYLARHIQGDVPQFFELNAFNRRRFKNNNYKVGMDYFLGSKHTVGVLVRGYDNAFNQDGFNHTPISSNGKLDSTLYAGTYVRNKFSNISFNLNYKGQLDTLGTEIGFDADWARFNDNNYMTLNDSMYYVVNPVRNTHAILNRPVNEVTIRSVKADLVLPFNKTTKLETGVKFSSVKTDNNLKYDSLLNGKYVNAITQSNQFIYTEDVYAAYAIFKKTIHNTDLQIGLRAEQTKSDGYSVTLQSHVKRSYLDFFPSFSLDQKLNESHKIGLNYSKRISRPNYGDLNPFVFYIDKYNYFKGNPYMLPEYTHKAELSYTFKQKYVAAFSYSMTKNIVLEYMVQNDTSKVTTYYDRNFDRSYVYNMSLTIPIDPFKWWNITNNINGNYNYYNIKDSTIALKTNTFGLNYQTTHTFTFPDDWKFEINAYYESPFVWGVYKIRPSYAIGLGVQKQLMNKKMTIKMNVSDITNREQFRGSAKFENIDMYINNRWQNRRVNLALTWNFGNSNIKAAREREAGSEQQRVGG, from the coding sequence ATGAAAAGAATTCTGCTTATCATGTTCCTGGCCATCGCCGGTACAGGGACTATCTATGCCCAGCATGTTTCGGGAAAGATCACTGTTAAAACCGCTGAAACAAATGGGCAACCCCTTCCCTTTACAAACGTATTGCTGCGTCATGTAAAGGACTCCTCCCTGGTAAAGGGAGAGCTCAGCTCCCAGGATGGTAGCTGCACCTTCGATAAGATTACCGAAGGCAGGTACTTTATAGAAGCTACCTTAATGGGCTATACCTCTGCAAGCACTTCGGCCTTCACCATTGATGCTAACCACCAGCTTGTTCAGCTGCCCACGCTAAGTTTATCGACCGCCAGCAAAACGCTGCAGGCAGTAAATGTAACGGCGCAAAAACCCTTCATTGAAAGAAAGAACGGCGCCACCGTATTAAACGTTGAAAGCAGCCTGGCCGCTTCCGGCGGTACAGCCCTGGATGTCTTAAAAAGAGCGCCGGGCGTGCAGATAGATAAAGACGATAATGTCATTCTCCAGGGTAACCAGGGCGCTACGATCATGCTGGATGGTAAGCTGACCTACCTCTCCGGCGAACAGCTGGCGAACCTGCTGAGAAGCCTTCCCGCTGAGAATATCGCTACAATAGAGATCATTACCAGTCCTTCCGCCAAATATGATGCCGCCGGCAAAAGCGGCATCATTAACATCAAGACCAAGAAAACCATTATCACCGGTATCAACGGTTCCATCAACCTGGGCGCCGGCGCCGGTAAATACGGCTTCTATAACGCAGGCCTCAACCTGAACTGGCGGACGGAAAAATTCAACCTCTTCGGTAACTACAACAACGGTAGCAGAGGCTTTTTCCAGACCCGTTACCTGGCCCGTCATATCCAGGGAGATGTTCCGCAGTTCTTCGAACTAAATGCATTTAACAGACGCCGTTTCAAGAACAATAACTATAAGGTGGGGATGGATTATTTCCTCGGTTCCAAACATACCGTGGGCGTACTGGTGAGAGGATATGACAATGCCTTCAACCAGGACGGCTTTAACCACACGCCTATCAGCAGCAATGGCAAGCTCGATTCTACGCTGTATGCCGGTACCTATGTCAGGAATAAATTTTCCAATATCTCTTTCAACCTGAACTATAAAGGCCAGCTGGATACTTTGGGGACAGAGATCGGCTTTGACGCCGACTGGGCAAGATTCAATGACAATAACTACATGACGCTGAACGACAGCATGTATTATGTAGTAAATCCTGTCAGGAATACACATGCCATCCTGAACAGGCCTGTTAACGAGGTGACTATCCGCAGTGTAAAGGCAGATCTCGTACTGCCTTTCAACAAGACCACCAAACTGGAAACGGGTGTAAAGTTCAGCTCCGTTAAAACGGATAATAATCTCAAGTACGATTCCCTGCTCAACGGGAAATACGTGAACGCCATTACCCAAAGCAATCAGTTCATTTATACCGAGGATGTTTACGCTGCATATGCCATCTTCAAAAAGACGATCCATAACACCGACCTGCAGATCGGTCTCCGTGCGGAACAAACAAAATCCGACGGTTATTCCGTTACACTTCAATCGCACGTAAAGCGGTCTTACCTCGATTTCTTCCCGAGCTTCTCCCTGGATCAGAAACTGAATGAATCGCATAAGATAGGGTTAAACTACTCGAAGCGTATTTCCAGGCCTAATTATGGCGACCTGAATCCTTTTGTATTCTATATCGACAAATACAATTACTTCAAAGGGAACCCCTACATGCTGCCGGAGTATACACACAAGGCAGAGTTGAGTTATACCTTTAAACAGAAGTATGTAGCGGCATTCTCTTACAGCATGACAAAGAATATCGTGCTGGAATATATGGTACAGAATGATACGTCCAAAGTAACGACTTACTACGACAGGAATTTCGACCGCAGTTACGTGTACAACATGTCACTGACCATTCCGATCGATCCTTTCAAGTGGTGGAACATCACCAACAATATCAACGGCAACTACAATTACTATAACATCAAGGATAGTACGATTGCCCTGAAGACAAATACATTCGGCCTGAACTATCAAACCACGCATACGTTCACATTCCCGGACGACTGGAAATTTGAGATCAACGCTTATTATGAGAGTCCTTTCGTATGGGGTGTATACAAAATAAGGCCCTCCTATGCCATCGGCTTAGGCGTACAGAAGCAGCTGATGAACAAAAAGATGACCATCAAAATGAATGTCTCTGACATCACCAACAGGGAACAATTCCGCGGCAGCGCGAAGTTTGAGAACATCGACATGTACATCAACAACCGCTGGCAGAACAGGCGCGTTAACCTGGCCCTGACATGGAATTTTGGTAACAGCAATATCAAGGCTGCCCGCGAAAGGGAAGCTGGTAGCGAACAACAAAGGGTAGGCGGTTAA
- the fbp gene encoding class 1 fructose-bisphosphatase yields the protein MNNRKVMTLDEFTIQELRNYPGATGQLSGLLRDIGLAAKRVNVEVNKAGIADILGEAGKINVQGELVKKLDEFANDQFISALRSSIYCCGVASEEEENFIAFDDEYSKNSKYVVLLDPLDGSGNIDVNVSIGTIFSVYRRLTPTGSVCELEDFLQPGYVQIAAGYVIYGSSTMLVYATRRSVQGFTLDPSIGEFCLSHPNLRCPGESDIFSVNIGYYHLYEDKIRKAIDYFLAKDEHDKIYRHRFVGCMVAEVHRTLIQGGIFMYPAFGKYAGGRLRLCYECNPMSFIMEKAGGLAMATGRQRLLELKPSKLHQRVPVFLGSKNMMDVWQRIVNS from the coding sequence ATGAATAACAGAAAAGTAATGACCCTGGACGAATTCACCATCCAGGAGCTCAGGAATTACCCCGGTGCAACAGGACAACTATCTGGTTTACTGCGTGATATAGGTCTGGCCGCGAAGCGGGTCAATGTGGAGGTCAACAAGGCCGGTATTGCAGACATACTCGGTGAGGCAGGAAAGATCAATGTACAGGGGGAACTGGTCAAGAAACTGGATGAATTCGCCAATGATCAGTTCATCAGCGCCCTGCGCAGCAGTATTTATTGCTGCGGCGTGGCATCGGAAGAAGAGGAGAACTTCATTGCGTTTGACGATGAATACTCCAAAAACTCCAAGTACGTCGTATTGCTGGACCCCCTGGATGGATCGGGCAATATAGACGTGAATGTGTCTATCGGGACCATTTTTTCAGTATATCGCCGGCTCACGCCTACAGGGAGCGTCTGCGAACTGGAAGACTTCCTGCAGCCAGGCTATGTGCAGATTGCCGCAGGATATGTTATCTACGGTTCTTCCACCATGCTGGTATACGCTACCCGGCGCAGCGTACAGGGCTTCACCCTCGATCCTTCCATCGGGGAATTCTGCCTCTCGCATCCTAACCTGAGGTGCCCGGGAGAAAGCGATATATTTTCCGTTAACATCGGTTATTATCACCTTTACGAGGATAAGATCCGTAAGGCGATCGACTATTTCCTGGCTAAAGACGAGCATGACAAGATCTACCGCCACCGTTTCGTAGGATGTATGGTGGCTGAGGTACACCGCACCCTGATCCAGGGGGGCATTTTCATGTATCCGGCTTTCGGAAAATATGCAGGGGGACGTTTGCGTTTATGTTATGAGTGCAATCCCATGTCGTTCATCATGGAAAAGGCCGGCGGACTGGCAATGGCTACTGGCAGACAACGCCTGCTGGAGCTGAAACCGTCCAAATTACACCAGCGTGTACCCGTATTTTTAGGGTCAAAGAACATGATGGATGTATGGCAACGAATAGTAAATAGTTAG
- a CDS encoding aspartate kinase, whose translation MKVFKFGGASLESVERIQQVAAIVQSFPEQQLLIVISAMGKTTNELEKVAQNFFLRKREIAAQLLHNIEQQHLEVADKLLGTRDNPLFAQLQQFFTEAEWTLGEKPSRSFDYYYDQLVSLGELLSTAIVSAYFNLAGVNNVWMDVRDVFRTDDTFRDANIDWTVTSQNVQEKVLPLFKKHNIVITQGFIGSTDQNESVTLGREGSDYSAAVFANMLNAESQTIWKDVEGLKNADPKLFPNTINIPEITYSEVIEMAYYGAQVIHPKTIKPLQNKQIPLYVKSFLNKDLPGTVIREESDIKQLPPIIVLKKNQVLLTITSRNFDFITEDRISDIYERFHKLKIKINLMQNAAISFSCCIDNNPEKIEQLMKELHNDFKISYNEGLELLTVRYNQDGLLEELSKDRTVLLEQRSLITIQRLLK comes from the coding sequence ATGAAGGTTTTCAAATTTGGCGGTGCAAGTTTAGAAAGTGTTGAACGTATTCAACAGGTTGCAGCCATCGTACAGTCATTCCCGGAACAGCAACTGCTGATCGTCATATCGGCTATGGGCAAGACGACGAATGAACTGGAAAAGGTCGCCCAGAACTTCTTTCTGCGTAAACGTGAAATTGCCGCCCAGCTGCTGCATAACATTGAGCAACAACACCTTGAAGTGGCAGATAAACTGCTGGGTACCCGTGATAATCCCCTCTTCGCCCAATTACAGCAATTCTTTACGGAAGCTGAATGGACCCTGGGAGAAAAACCCTCCCGCTCATTCGACTACTATTACGACCAGCTGGTAAGCCTGGGTGAGCTGCTGAGCACTGCCATCGTCAGCGCCTATTTTAACCTGGCAGGGGTGAACAATGTATGGATGGATGTACGCGATGTTTTCCGTACAGACGATACCTTCCGCGATGCCAATATCGACTGGACGGTGACCAGCCAGAATGTACAGGAAAAAGTGTTACCGCTGTTCAAAAAGCATAACATCGTGATCACACAGGGCTTCATCGGCAGCACCGATCAGAATGAAAGCGTGACCCTGGGCCGTGAAGGCAGTGACTATTCCGCAGCCGTATTTGCCAACATGCTCAATGCCGAAAGCCAGACCATCTGGAAGGATGTGGAAGGCCTGAAAAATGCAGATCCCAAATTATTTCCCAATACCATCAACATACCCGAGATCACTTACAGCGAGGTGATTGAAATGGCGTACTACGGCGCACAGGTTATCCATCCGAAGACGATCAAACCGCTGCAGAACAAGCAGATCCCCCTGTACGTGAAGAGCTTTCTGAATAAAGATCTTCCCGGCACCGTCATCAGGGAGGAATCCGACATTAAGCAGTTACCGCCCATCATTGTATTAAAGAAAAACCAGGTACTGCTGACCATCACTTCCCGTAACTTCGATTTCATTACGGAAGACCGGATCAGCGACATTTATGAACGCTTCCACAAGCTGAAGATCAAGATAAATTTGATGCAGAATGCAGCTATCAGTTTCTCCTGCTGTATTGACAACAACCCTGAAAAGATCGAACAGTTGATGAAAGAGCTGCATAATGATTTTAAAATCTCATATAACGAAGGTTTGGAATTATTGACCGTCCGTTATAACCAGGATGGCCTGCTCGAAGAACTGAGCAAGGACAGGACCGTTCTGCTGGAACAAAGATCACTCATCACAATTCAGCGCTTACTGAAATAA
- a CDS encoding bifunctional folylpolyglutamate synthase/dihydrofolate synthase gives MNYQETLEYLYQRLPMFTRVGASAFKKDLHNTIELCKQLGDPQHQFKSIHIAGTNGKGSTSHMLAAIFQQAGYKTGLYTSPHLLDFRERIRINGEMVPTTFVTEFVEQLKPAIESLEPSFFELTVAMAFQYFALEQVDIAIIEVGLGGRLDSTNVITPELSVITNISYDHMQILGNTLPEIASEKAGIIKPGVPVVVSETQSEVEAVFADKAKALGAPIHFADQEWLVQQSEFAEGHLMLGLQHSHNGDLKTIRTDLTGQYQMKNIMGVLSAVKILQHAGWELPSQTVMTALSHVKKLTGLRGRWEIISRDPLTIFDVGHNQAGITEVVQQLEHMVYRHLHIVTGFVKDKEVSKVLPLFPPAATYYFCKAQIPRAMDEKELAAAAQQHGLRGHDYPTVQQAYQAARQQAHKEDIVLVCGSFFVVAEVM, from the coding sequence ATGAACTACCAGGAAACGCTAGAATATCTTTATCAGCGGCTGCCCATGTTCACCCGGGTAGGCGCAAGCGCCTTTAAAAAGGACCTGCATAATACCATCGAATTATGCAAACAACTGGGCGATCCCCAGCACCAGTTTAAATCCATCCATATAGCAGGGACCAATGGTAAAGGTTCCACCAGCCATATGCTGGCGGCGATCTTCCAGCAGGCTGGCTATAAGACAGGTTTATATACGTCTCCTCATCTCCTTGACTTCCGTGAAAGGATCCGCATCAATGGGGAAATGGTACCTACTACCTTCGTGACGGAATTTGTTGAGCAGCTGAAGCCTGCTATTGAATCGCTCGAACCTTCGTTTTTCGAACTGACCGTGGCTATGGCCTTCCAGTACTTTGCACTGGAACAGGTGGATATAGCCATTATCGAGGTAGGTCTTGGTGGCAGATTGGATAGTACGAATGTGATCACTCCCGAGCTGTCTGTCATCACGAACATCAGTTATGACCACATGCAGATACTGGGTAATACCCTGCCGGAGATTGCGTCCGAAAAAGCGGGTATCATCAAACCGGGTGTGCCTGTAGTCGTTTCAGAAACACAGTCAGAAGTAGAGGCTGTGTTTGCCGATAAAGCCAAAGCACTTGGCGCTCCTATTCACTTTGCTGACCAGGAATGGCTGGTGCAGCAATCTGAGTTTGCCGAAGGACATCTCATGCTTGGATTACAGCATAGTCATAACGGTGATCTTAAAACGATCCGCACAGATCTTACCGGTCAATACCAGATGAAAAACATTATGGGTGTTCTGTCGGCAGTAAAGATCTTACAACACGCTGGCTGGGAACTACCTTCCCAGACGGTGATGACGGCGCTGTCGCATGTTAAAAAGCTAACCGGTCTGCGTGGCCGTTGGGAGATCATCTCCCGCGATCCGCTGACGATCTTTGACGTCGGCCACAACCAGGCGGGCATCACGGAGGTTGTTCAGCAACTGGAGCATATGGTATACCGGCATCTGCATATTGTAACAGGCTTTGTGAAGGATAAGGAAGTGAGTAAGGTATTACCTTTATTCCCGCCTGCGGCGACTTACTACTTTTGTAAAGCGCAGATCCCGCGGGCAATGGATGAGAAAGAGCTTGCAGCAGCAGCGCAGCAGCATGGGTTGCGCGGGCATGACTATCCTACAGTGCAACAGGCGTATCAGGCTGCGAGGCAGCAGGCGCATAAAGAGGATATCGTGCTGGTGTGCGGGAGTTTCTTTGTCGTGGCGGAGGTGATGTGA
- a CDS encoding NUDIX hydrolase encodes MASLEWKTLSSEYIYKSNWLTARKDTCETPAGKIVDAYYVLEYNDWVNCVAVTADGRIIMVRQFRQGIGKTILEIPGGTMDDTDPDPEFAMKRELLEETGYEFEKLIPLGAVAPNPASSNNLTHMFLATGGRKVQDQDLDEHEEIEVVLMDLEDVEQLLKENKILQSLHVTCLFYALLKLKELKL; translated from the coding sequence ATGGCATCGTTAGAGTGGAAGACACTAAGTTCTGAATACATTTACAAAAGCAACTGGTTAACAGCACGTAAGGATACATGCGAAACACCCGCCGGGAAGATTGTAGACGCCTACTATGTGCTGGAATATAATGACTGGGTAAACTGTGTCGCTGTAACAGCCGACGGTCGTATCATAATGGTAAGACAGTTCAGGCAGGGCATTGGAAAGACCATACTGGAAATCCCCGGAGGCACAATGGATGATACTGATCCCGATCCGGAATTTGCCATGAAAAGAGAGTTGCTGGAAGAGACAGGATATGAATTTGAAAAACTGATCCCATTAGGAGCAGTGGCACCGAATCCTGCATCCAGCAATAACCTTACACACATGTTCCTCGCTACAGGGGGGAGAAAGGTACAGGACCAGGACCTGGATGAACATGAAGAGATCGAAGTAGTACTCATGGACCTGGAAGATGTAGAGCAGCTTTTGAAGGAAAACAAGATCCTGCAAAGCCTGCACGTAACATGCCTGTTCTATGCACTGCTAAAGTTGAAGGAACTGAAGTTGTAA
- a CDS encoding CBS domain-containing protein, translating to MGTVRDILRVKGHVVYSIQPNDTVFDALSVLVNKNVGALVVLSENDKVVGIFSERDYARRVILKGRASKETLISEIMTENPFTVSEDDSIQDCMVKMTDKHIRHLPVTDDQQRLVGMISIGDVVKYVIGEQQFIIDNLEGYIKGTR from the coding sequence ATGGGAACAGTGCGTGACATCCTTCGCGTGAAAGGCCATGTGGTTTATTCTATCCAGCCAAATGATACCGTGTTTGACGCTTTAAGCGTGCTCGTAAACAAGAATGTAGGGGCACTGGTTGTCCTTAGTGAAAACGACAAAGTAGTAGGTATCTTTTCAGAACGTGACTATGCCCGCCGGGTAATCCTCAAAGGCAGGGCTTCCAAAGAAACGCTGATCAGCGAAATTATGACGGAGAATCCTTTTACGGTTTCGGAAGATGACAGCATCCAGGACTGTATGGTAAAAATGACGGATAAACATATCCGCCATTTACCAGTTACAGATGACCAGCAAAGACTGGTCGGCATGATCTCCATTGGTGATGTCGTAAAGTATGTGATCGGTGAACAGCAGTTCATCATCGACAACCTGGAAGGTTATATCAAGGGTACGCGTTAA
- a CDS encoding CAP domain-containing protein yields the protein MTRKLTFTVFSFFLAFHLLVFSCTRSAVPAKTSPAKGNAPAAVSEEPPAGGEAKLIKDILYYTNEFRASKGLPPLKLESYCSQLAQKHSENMAAGKVPFGHDQFEIRNDAVTLKFHGVSGVGENVAYGNLDAKGVVDGWIKSPGHRRNMLGDFNMIGIGAAPKGRITYFTQFFVKK from the coding sequence ATGACCCGGAAGCTCACATTTACCGTTTTTTCATTTTTTCTGGCATTTCACCTGCTCGTATTTTCCTGTACACGGTCGGCCGTACCGGCCAAAACCTCACCTGCAAAGGGCAATGCCCCGGCAGCTGTAAGTGAGGAACCGCCTGCAGGAGGGGAAGCCAAGCTGATTAAGGATATTCTTTATTACACCAATGAGTTCAGGGCCTCGAAAGGATTGCCTCCGCTGAAACTGGAATCGTATTGTTCGCAGCTGGCGCAGAAGCACAGCGAGAACATGGCGGCTGGAAAGGTTCCTTTCGGACATGACCAGTTCGAGATCCGTAATGACGCTGTGACATTGAAATTTCATGGTGTGTCCGGTGTAGGGGAGAATGTTGCGTATGGCAACCTGGATGCGAAAGGAGTAGTGGATGGCTGGATCAAAAGTCCTGGTCACCGCCGTAATATGCTGGGAGACTTCAATATGATCGGTATCGGGGCTGCGCCTAAGGGAAGGATCACTTACTTTACGCAGTTCTTTGTTAAGAAATAA
- a CDS encoding ABC transporter ATP-binding protein, which yields MEKRKIIEVKDLVKTYGDFTAVKGISFDVYENEIFGLLGPNGAGKSTTLEIIETLRDKTSGTVIVDGIDLDKNPEAIKKVIGVQLQSSGYYPRLNLTELITLFCGLYNQDVNPKELLAAFNLEDKAKAQFKNLSGGQKQRFSIATTLINKPKIIFLDEPTTGLDPQARRNLWDLILEVRSKGTTVVITTHYMDEAEFLCDRCAIVDSGRIIALESPDALIDQLVAGGFERKKEVKKANLEDVFIHMTGKGLREE from the coding sequence ATGGAAAAGAGGAAGATTATTGAAGTAAAGGACCTGGTAAAGACATACGGTGATTTTACGGCAGTTAAAGGCATCAGCTTTGATGTATACGAGAACGAGATCTTCGGATTATTAGGTCCTAATGGGGCCGGTAAATCCACTACCCTTGAGATCATTGAGACGCTCAGGGATAAGACCTCCGGAACAGTGATCGTAGACGGCATTGACCTTGACAAAAACCCGGAAGCCATTAAAAAGGTGATCGGGGTACAATTGCAAAGTTCCGGTTACTATCCAAGGCTCAACCTGACAGAGCTGATCACCCTCTTCTGTGGCCTCTACAACCAGGATGTGAATCCAAAAGAACTGCTCGCTGCATTCAATCTTGAAGACAAAGCGAAAGCGCAGTTCAAAAACCTCTCCGGCGGACAAAAACAACGGTTTTCCATCGCTACTACGCTCATCAACAAGCCAAAGATCATTTTCCTGGATGAACCGACTACCGGTCTCGATCCCCAGGCAAGACGCAACCTCTGGGACCTGATCCTGGAAGTACGCTCAAAAGGTACTACCGTTGTCATCACCACCCACTATATGGATGAAGCTGAATTCCTGTGCGATCGCTGCGCCATCGTCGATAGCGGACGGATCATCGCACTCGAATCTCCTGATGCCCTCATCGACCAGCTGGTAGCAGGAGGCTTTGAGCGCAAGAAAGAAGTGAAAAAGGCAAACCTGGAAGATGTGTTTATCCATATGACAGGGAAAGGCCTGAGAGAAGAATAA